In Terriglobales bacterium, the genomic window TCCCGCCTGCTGCGTGCCGCCTACGGCCTGATTGCGCGTGAGCACTTCCGCTATTTACGGCACGCGGTGGAGGTGCCGGTGACGGTGCGGTTCGCGACCAGGCTGTCGCTCCAGGCCACGTCGCGGAACGTAAGCACTCGCGGCATGGGATTGCAGTCGAATCTATTGACAGGTTGGCCGTCCGGCGTCCGCGTCCAGTTCGTGCTGCCCGGGGCCAGGGCTCCGATTGAAGCCGACTGCGATGTGGCATGGGCCGATGCGTGCGGGCGCGCAGGCCTGAGGCTGTTGAATTTTTCGCATGGCTCCCGGCGGGAGTTTGAGGCCTGGCTGGCCGAGCGAAGTGAGGCACTGTACTCGGGATTGAAGCGGCCCGGTCTGCCGCAACACGGTGCTATGATGCCCCAGGATTATCCCCATGCCGCCTGTTCTTGAGCGATGCCGCACGTGGTTCTCGGAGCATTTCCTGGCTCCCAGCCAGGTTGACCGGCGGCTTTCGCAAAGAACGGTTTTTCACGGTTCCCTGCTGGTTGCCGACAGCGACGGTTGCGTTTACCACGCGAGCGGGCGAGACCAGACCGCCGGCGGATTGGGAGCGATCGTGTGCGGCGATCTGGGAATTGGGGAAAAAGTGCTGGTCCATCTGGAAGGCCGCAAGGTGCGCGCGCTCGTGCTCCACCGCAATGGCTACCGCTACGGCCTTCAATTCCTCGAAGAGTAACGCCGGCGCTCCTATGCGGGCGATGGGGCCTTGACGGGCGGTGCCTGGGTCAACGCCACGCCCGCCGGTTGAGCGAACCATTGCCGGATCGCAGGCAGCGCCTGGCGCGCGGCGACTTCACCGGCCCGGATGAGTTCCGGAGCGCGGTCGAAGCCGTCGTAGCTGAAGCCGCGCACATCGGGCTGAAGAATCACGTCCGCGGCCGTTTCCCACAATCCTGACATCTTCGATTGCGCAATCGAAAAGCACTGGCCGATGACGTCGAAAACGTGGCGCGGCCCGTTCAGGTTCACCCAATGCGCGCTCAGGTAAACGGCGATCACACGTTGCGCACCCATTTGCTTCAACGGCACGGTAGGCACGGCGTGGGCGAGCAAACCATCGACCATGAGACGTCCATTCACGTTCACCGGCAAGAACATGCCGGGATAGGCGCAACTGGCGCGCACCGCATCGACCAAAGGTCCGGAGCGAAAGACCACACCTTCGCCGCTGGCAAAATCGGTGGCGGCCACGGCGAGCGGAACTTTCAGCTCCTCAAAGGTATGGCAGCGCAGCATCTTCTTAAGGAAGCGCTCCATGCGGTCGTTGCTGGCGAAACCGTAGCGCGAGAGCGTCCAGCGGGCAAAATCCTTGAAGCGAACCAGGCCGGCAATCTCCTCCAGTTCCTTGGCGGAGATGCCGCTACAATAGGCAGCCCCAATGACGGAACCAACACTGGTGCCGGCAATGAAATTGACGGGAATGCCTTCTTCTTCGAGGACTTTCAGGACTCCGATATGCGCCAGGCCGCGGGCAAAGCCGCCGCCAAGCGCGAGTCCTACGGCAGGTGTGTCGGGCGCCACTGGGGCAAGCGGCGCTTCTGAAATGCGTTTCAGTCCGCCCACGAATGCGCGAACCGAGCGCTTAATTTTATGTAGCATACCGTGGCCCTGCTTCCGGATCCGGCCCCACTCGGACGTTACAATCGATATGATGCCCGGTGTCGCAGGAATGATGCAGCAGGAATGCCGCTTACGCTAGGTTACGGCGGTAACGGCCGTTGATTCCCCGGTAACGCGAGGCGAGCCACTTTCATGGAGCGCGAATTCTCCGCCGGAGGAGTAGTCCTCCGCCGCCGACAGGAGCGGTGGTGGGTGGCGGTGATCGAACCACAGAGGCGCCAAAAGGCTGGGGTTCGCACCGCTGCCACTGTGCTCGCGCTGCCCAAGGGAAACGTGGACAAGGGTGAACAACCGGAACAAGCCGCCCTTCGCGAGGTGCGCGAGGAAACGGGCGTGGAAGCCGAGGTGGTCACCAAACTGGATGACATCAAGTACATTTACGTTCGTTCCTGGGGCGACCGCCAGCGCGTGTTCAAGATCGTGAGCTTTTTCCTGCTGCGCTACCGCAGCGGCCGGATCGGGCAGATCACGCCGGCGATGCGTCGCGAAGTACGACAAGCGTTGTGGTTACCCCT contains:
- a CDS encoding PilZ domain-containing protein, with the translated sequence MRINALLFTRDFLLQQAVERAVQEFGIQSEHHASGQKVLQRVAEWKFASVITDFDHYDGVSLLETTRLEGRNRNTIAIALTRPGSNMGSAFRSGANFMLVKPITRERVSRLLRAAYGLIAREHFRYLRHAVEVPVTVRFATRLSLQATSRNVSTRGMGLQSNLLTGWPSGVRVQFVLPGARAPIEADCDVAWADACGRAGLRLLNFSHGSRREFEAWLAERSEALYSGLKRPGLPQHGAMMPQDYPHAACS
- a CDS encoding patatin-like phospholipase family protein, with the translated sequence MLHKIKRSVRAFVGGLKRISEAPLAPVAPDTPAVGLALGGGFARGLAHIGVLKVLEEEGIPVNFIAGTSVGSVIGAAYCSGISAKELEEIAGLVRFKDFARWTLSRYGFASNDRMERFLKKMLRCHTFEELKVPLAVAATDFASGEGVVFRSGPLVDAVRASCAYPGMFLPVNVNGRLMVDGLLAHAVPTVPLKQMGAQRVIAVYLSAHWVNLNGPRHVFDVIGQCFSIAQSKMSGLWETAADVILQPDVRGFSYDGFDRAPELIRAGEVAARQALPAIRQWFAQPAGVALTQAPPVKAPSPA
- a CDS encoding NUDIX domain-containing protein translates to MEREFSAGGVVLRRRQERWWVAVIEPQRRQKAGVRTAATVLALPKGNVDKGEQPEQAALREVREETGVEAEVVTKLDDIKYIYVRSWGDRQRVFKIVSFFLLRYRSGRIGQITPAMRREVRQALWLPLEEAPQRLSYRGERDVIKLAQDYLAAHPQL